In Bradyrhizobium sp. 170, the DNA window CGTAAACCCACATGCCTTTGCGGCGGCGCATGCATTCCATTCCCGCACGGAGACGGGAAATTTCCCCATCGCAAACGGCTTGACCGTTACCTGACGGACCGGTTTTTCCGAAACATCTTCGTTGCTGCCCATCGCGAAGCTGCCACCCCGAAGCGTGACCATTTCGGGTTCTCGAATCGACGCAGCCGCCTGCGTGGCTGGTTGACCCGCAGGCGCGTCGGGTGAAGCGGACGACGGTAGCGGCGCGGCCTGTTTGGGTTCCGGAGAAGGCGCAGGCTGAGGCGCCGCCTGCTGCTGCGTTGGGGCCACCGTCGGCGCAGGCTGGGCGGGCGGCGCTGGTGGTTTTGCGGCGGGCGCCTTCTGCACTTCAGCCGGAGGCGAAACGGGAGCCGAAACCAGACCTGGCAACTTGCCGGTTGGCGAGAACGTGTACCAGAGAACGCCGCCCGCAAGGAGCAGCAGCGCAAGGATCAGCAAGGAGACCAGAATGCCTTCGCGCCGCTTCCGGTTTTGCAGAAGCGCATTCGGATCGGAAAGCACGCGATAGACCCGCACCGGGTCGGTGATGTTCTTGACATGGCGATCACCGAGCGACTCGTATCCGCAAACCAGCTTGTGCTTTATCTGTTCGTAGATGCCGCCGGAGATATAGACTTCGCCGGGATGGGCTATGCCTTCAAGCCGCGTGGCGATATTGACGCCGTCGCCGTAAACGTCGTCGGTCTCAATGATGACATCGCCGAGATTGACGCCAATTCGATACTCGATCCAATGATGCTTCGGCAGTGCCGCATTGCGTCCCACCAGATTTTGCTGAATTACGATGCTGCAGCGGACAGCTTCGACAGGACTATCGAAAATCGCAATGAACCCGTCGCCGGTGGTTTTAACAAGCCTGCCGTGATGCTCTACGATGCTGGGTTCGATGAGATCGCGCTCGATGCGCTTGACACGGTTGTGCGTGCCCTCTTCATCGATTTGCATCAGGCGGCTGTAACCGGAGATATCGCCTGCCACGATGGCCGCAAGGCGGCGCGGCGTTGGTTCGCGTGGTGGCGCGCCAAATTTGCCTGACTTGATGTCACGAATCTGGGCCATGGCTCGGATTGTTCCAAGAGCTGTAAATGACAGCGTGAGGCAAACAATCTTTCCAGCGCCAATAGGGTAGCATATTGAGGGTATGTCGCAAGCGAGCGCGCGACGGCCACGAATGCGTGGAACCGTCACCGATAGCGGTCGGACGGATCGCGACCAACCACCGGTATGGATCTTCCGATACTGTGGCACGCTTACCCGCATCGAACGAGCGGGTTTCATCGGGCGCTTGGAATGATGGCGATATTGCAACAGGACTTGGCCTTGATGCTCTTCTCGGGTGAGTTCCCGCGCTGGCGGTGCAGACGAGCGTTGCGACGGTAAAATTCAACGCTAATTCGCGTAGCTCAATCCGGCCCCGGCCATTTGGCGCGATAGCGAATTTCGCTGCCGTCGATATTCGGCTGCCACGGTCCAAGTTCGGATGTATGCGGCGCCTTGGCTGACAGTCCGATACTGTAGAGCCTGTCGGGCTGGCCTTTGACCTTGATCTCCAGCTGCCGATGCGCGGTGCGGAACGCCAGTTCGACGTCGCCCGCGATTACCGGCCTGTCGCCGTCGCTACGGAACCGGTTGAAGCGTGGCTCACCCGGCATGCGGTTGATGTCGGTCTGCAGTTCGATCGCTATGTCACGGACAGAATTCGGCAGTGCCGCTCCTGCGGGCAGACGAACTTCAAAGACGAGAAGTGGGGTGGCGGCATTCGGGTTGAGCCAGGGCGTGGCTGATGTGACCGCGTAGACATAATAGGAGACGCCGGCCGCCACGCAGAGTGCGACGACAACGGCAAGTGCCTTCAGGCTGTTACGCAAAAGTGTGCCGGTGTTTTCTCCGCCGCGCAGCCGCCTCGCCAGAGCCGTGCCGAGCACGAGGCCGCCGATCGCGCCGCACGGCGCAAACACCAGCAGCGCCAGAATACCGGACATGATGGGGTCGGCCCGGTTTCCGAAGCCGAGCAGCTCCAGCATCAGCAGTGTGGCGATAAAGCCCACGACCGCACCAACTACGCCGCCGGCGACTTGCAGCGAATTTTTCACGTATCCCTCGATGACCAGAGCAAAGCAGGCTGCCAGCAAGGCAGCCCGCATTTGACGGTGCTGACCGGCAATTCGTTCAATGCTTTCGAGGCTTAACGCAATTTTTCAATGCGTCTGGCGCGATTGCGCCAGGTCTGCCGGCATCAATGCCCGATGATGATCTCCGGCACTTTCCCGGCCGGCGGCGTGTTGCGGCTACGCTGGGTGCGGACGATGCCGTCGATGATGGTCATGCCGATGCCGGGCAGGTCGCCGAGCTGCACGCTTTCAAGGATGTTCTTGCCGGGTGAATGCTGCGCCTTGTCCATCAGGACGAAATCGGCGGAGCGGCCGACTTCGATGATGCCGCAATCCAGCTCGCGCATGCGGGCGGTGTTGCCGGTCGCAAGGCAGAAGGCGAGTTCGGCCGGCAGGTCGCCGAGCGAGGACAGCATCGAGACCATGCGCAAGATGCCGAGCGGCTGCACGCCGGAGCCGGCCGGCGCATCGGTGCCGAGGATGACGCGGTTGAGGTCGCCCATCTCGCGCGCGATGCGCAGCGTGAACAGCGCCGAGCGTTCGTTGCCGTTGTGAACCAGTTCCAGCCCGCGCTTGCAGCCCTCGCAGATGCAGCGGATCTGGTCGTCGGGCAGGGCGGTGTGGCCACCATTGATATGGCCGACTACGTCGGTGTCGGCTTCCAGCACCACGTCCTTGTCGATCAGGCCGGAGCCGGGGATCGAGGGACCGCCGGTGTGGATCGTGCTCTGGATGCCATACTTGCGCGCCCATCCGACCATTTTCCGCGCGGTCGGGCCATCCTTGACGCCGCCTAAGCCCACTTCGCCGAGCAGCTTGACGCCGGCCGCGGCCAATTCCTTGAAATCGTCCTCGACCATCTCGCATTCGATCACTGGCGCGCCGGCATGCACCTTCACGCCGCCGGGGCGGAGCGTCCAGAATGCGCGCTGCGCGAAGATCGCCATCGCCTTCAGGCCGACGACGTCGCGGGGGCGGCCGGGCATATGCACTTCACCAGCGGAAATCATGGTGGTGACGCCGCCGTGGAGATAGCTGTCGATCCAGTTGAACTGGTTCTGCCGCGGCGTCCAGTCGCCGGCGACGGGATGGACATGGCTGTCGATCAGGCCCGGCGCGACGGTGGTGCCGTTGGCATCGACAACGGTGGTGGCGCCCTCGGTGTCGACGTCCTTGAAGCGTCCGATGGCAGTGATCTTGCCATTCTCGGCCACGATCGTATCGCCGTCCAGGATCGGCTTTTCCAGCGCCCCCGACAGCAGCAGCCCGATGTTGCGGATCACCAGCTTGTTCGGGCCGGTCGCCTGGGGTGCATCGTGGGCCATGGTTTTTCCTTTTGGTTCAATGCCTTCGCCGGACATTCTGCCCGGCTTGACGATCGGATCAAGCTGGATTATTCATTTGTATACGAACGATCGTATACGAATGATTGAACCGGTCAATCCGGCGTGCAGGTCAGGGAACGGTGCGATGAGCAATTTCAACCAGGAAAGCGTTTTGAGCGTCCATCACTGGACCGACACGCTGTTCAGCTTCACCACCACGCGCGATCCCTCGTTCCGTTTCCGCAACGGCGAGTTCACCATGATCGGGCTGAAGGTCGGCGAGAAGCCGCTGCTCCGCGCCTACTCGGTCGCCAGCGCCAATTACGAGGACCGGCTCGAATTCTTCTCGATCAAGGTGCCGGACGGGCCGCTGACCTCGCGCCTCCAGCACCTGAAGCAGGGCGACGAGATCATCGTCAGCCGCAAGGCTACCGGCACGCTTGTCATCGACAACCTCGAAGACGGCCGCAACCTCTATCTGATCGGCACCGGTACTGGGCTCGCGCCGTTCCTTTCCGTGATCAAGGATCCGGAGACCTATGAGCGGTTCGAGAAGGTGGTGCTGCTGCACGGCTGCCGCCGCGTGAAAGAACTCGCCTATGGCGAGATGATCACCGAGAAGCTGCCGAACGACGAATTGATCGGCGAATATATCCGCAACCAGCTGGTCTATTATCCGACCGTGACGCGCGATCCCTTCCGCAACCGCGGCCGCATCACCGACCTGATCAATACCGGCAAGCTGTTCGCTGATATTGGCCTCGCCTCGCTCGATCCCGCCCATGACCGCGTCATGATCTGCGGCAGCCCGGCGCTGGTGACGGACACGCGGGCGCTGTTGACGGGCAGGGGCTTCGTCGAAGGCAATCACGGCGAGGCCGCGCAGTTCGTGGTCGAGAAAGCGTTCGCGGAGCGCTGAACGTCGACGGCCTAGGGCCGCACCGCTGGCGCTTCCATCGCCATGCCGCGCGCCCGGGACATCAAGTACAACTCCAGTTCGACCAGTTCCGATGCGCCGTAGTCATAGGGCTGCGCCCGGATGCCCGTGATGCAGGCGCGCAGGCGCCGCTGTAACGATCCCAGCGACTGCCATTCCAGCCGGTAGAGCGGGTAGCCGGTCGGGTGCGCTTGCGTGATCGCGGAGCCGGCGAGCCGCTTATCCCAATTATCGTCATGGCAATTGGCGCAGCCGAGATTGAGCTGGCCCTGCCGCTGCATGTAAAGCTCGCGTCCCTTGGCGATGAACGGCGCGAGCTGCGGATCGGCGCCGGCTTCGATTCGTACGCCTTGCGACTGCCGCGCGACAAAGGCTGTGAGCGCCAGCAACTCGCGGCTCTCGAAAGGCAGCGGCGTCGCCTGCTGGTGGTTGCTGCGGCACGAATTGATGCGCTGCTCCAGATCGACGGGACGGGCGGTTGCCTTGTCGAAGGCGGGGTAGCTGATAGCCACGCCCTTCATGCTGGTGCGGGCATCGTCGTGGCAATCGGCGCAGGCCTTGTTGGCAGTGCCAGCCTTGCGCTTCCAAAGCGCCTCGCCGTCGAGCACCCAGAGCATGCCGGGATTGGCGGTATCCTCGTCCTGCATCGCCTTGGTGTCGGGCTTCATGAAGTCGTAGCCGGAGCGGCGGTCGGCTTGCGGGATTTCGGCGGCGAAACCAGTGTTCGCGATCAGCAGCACAGCGGCTATGGCGCCGGCAAATCTCATTCGACCGTTATCGAAGCGGATGCGGTTTCGGAAAATCCCCGATCGCCGGTCCATTCGAATTCGAACT includes these proteins:
- a CDS encoding amidohydrolase family protein, whose product is MAHDAPQATGPNKLVIRNIGLLLSGALEKPILDGDTIVAENGKITAIGRFKDVDTEGATTVVDANGTTVAPGLIDSHVHPVAGDWTPRQNQFNWIDSYLHGGVTTMISAGEVHMPGRPRDVVGLKAMAIFAQRAFWTLRPGGVKVHAGAPVIECEMVEDDFKELAAAGVKLLGEVGLGGVKDGPTARKMVGWARKYGIQSTIHTGGPSIPGSGLIDKDVVLEADTDVVGHINGGHTALPDDQIRCICEGCKRGLELVHNGNERSALFTLRIAREMGDLNRVILGTDAPAGSGVQPLGILRMVSMLSSLGDLPAELAFCLATGNTARMRELDCGIIEVGRSADFVLMDKAQHSPGKNILESVQLGDLPGIGMTIIDGIVRTQRSRNTPPAGKVPEIIIGH
- a CDS encoding SUMF1/EgtB/PvdO family nonheme iron enzyme translates to MAQIRDIKSGKFGAPPREPTPRRLAAIVAGDISGYSRLMQIDEEGTHNRVKRIERDLIEPSIVEHHGRLVKTTGDGFIAIFDSPVEAVRCSIVIQQNLVGRNAALPKHHWIEYRIGVNLGDVIIETDDVYGDGVNIATRLEGIAHPGEVYISGGIYEQIKHKLVCGYESLGDRHVKNITDPVRVYRVLSDPNALLQNRKRREGILVSLLILALLLLAGGVLWYTFSPTGKLPGLVSAPVSPPAEVQKAPAAKPPAPPAQPAPTVAPTQQQAAPQPAPSPEPKQAAPLPSSASPDAPAGQPATQAAASIREPEMVTLRGGSFAMGSNEDVSEKPVRQVTVKPFAMGKFPVSVREWNACAAAKACGFTASGKDDAPVGNVSWSDAKQYAAWLAETTRKPYRLPSEAEWEYAARGGTQTRFWWGDQLQPGMVNCKNCSDIPAIDQPVKVGSLKPNPFGLFDMGGAVDQWVEDCWHRNYQGAPADGSAWVENACPSHVIRSGSWRKDSDYARTSSRGSYDTNVRYPTHGFRVALSP
- a CDS encoding ferredoxin--NADP reductase — encoded protein: MSNFNQESVLSVHHWTDTLFSFTTTRDPSFRFRNGEFTMIGLKVGEKPLLRAYSVASANYEDRLEFFSIKVPDGPLTSRLQHLKQGDEIIVSRKATGTLVIDNLEDGRNLYLIGTGTGLAPFLSVIKDPETYERFEKVVLLHGCRRVKELAYGEMITEKLPNDELIGEYIRNQLVYYPTVTRDPFRNRGRITDLINTGKLFADIGLASLDPAHDRVMICGSPALVTDTRALLTGRGFVEGNHGEAAQFVVEKAFAER
- the soxA gene encoding sulfur oxidation c-type cytochrome SoxA yields the protein MRFAGAIAAVLLIANTGFAAEIPQADRRSGYDFMKPDTKAMQDEDTANPGMLWVLDGEALWKRKAGTANKACADCHDDARTSMKGVAISYPAFDKATARPVDLEQRINSCRSNHQQATPLPFESRELLALTAFVARQSQGVRIEAGADPQLAPFIAKGRELYMQRQGQLNLGCANCHDDNWDKRLAGSAITQAHPTGYPLYRLEWQSLGSLQRRLRACITGIRAQPYDYGASELVELELYLMSRARGMAMEAPAVRP